The Anastrepha ludens isolate Willacy chromosome 2, idAnaLude1.1, whole genome shotgun sequence DNA window tcaaaagtgctaaaaccgcatgaatctgaaataattaaataaaatcgcataaaccaaatattgtatttttgaaaattatatctttatttaagaaacgtcagaatcgaaaaataattaattaaagtcagaaatagaatcagacaaaatccctttcgtcacttgaggaaatgtacacgtctgatctagatagttatgcaggcggttccatacttgtagggttagcatttctgatgtaatctgtgatgagtttttgcttagctggtttagaatcttgtttatatgtacaattcccgataggtcgacatgcattttgtaatttaaaaaaaaaccgcactatttcaaaaccgcataaaaaaaagccgcattaAAACAGAACTTACTGTATTAccatatttgattttaattggtattttttcgtttcatcaGGCACTGGAAATATGAgatgtaaaaattgtaaaatttgttaaaaaggatttaaaagaagaaattagCAAAAGGAAAATATGCGTTAAACACTTAACCTTGAAATTCCCAATTAGGAATTAATTTTCACTACTTTTGGCAATGCTGTAAGTTGTCATTTAGACAGCACGAAAAGTTCGGAACTATTGAAATAACGATAAATTTATAGGAGATCggatatttcttttttgaaaatgattgGGCGGGTAAGGAAAAAGTTCTGAAACTGAATCCAAGCAGTGTTCTATGCTCACACCCttactttaatataaatatattccaGTTAAATAGATCTGCTTTGTTTTGGAGCATTACTAGTCGACTACAACCACTTATCGTTCAGTATTTTAAAAACTGAATTTTCTAGTATCAAGCGGATTGATGATATACTTTTTTGGGGGGATTTGTCACGTTTTTGCCGTCCCAttgttagtgtttttttttgtttcttgtgagagagataaattaaaaatattaaaatttatacaaagaTAATTTTTCGCAGCTTCGAGCTTCGACACCTGATAAGGTAATTTGGGGCGAAATTAGCCTGAAACATTTTCTCGTGAATTTCAGAGTTGCCTTTATACTTCTAACACAAAAAAACTTGAACTTACTGAAAAAAAGCAAGTAATATTCATCAGAATTTGATGATTTTCAGCACCAACGAGTAAATGAAGGGAGCACAATAGATTTTCACAGTGATAGATTCCCTCTTAACAGTAAACAGGAAGGAGGGTTAGATATCTATATGTAAggttgcgcaaaattaatcatccaattttgtttttgaataacttcttttactgaatgaaaaaaaaaattttttgagtgatggaagtcTATATTTTGACCTTCGCGAGCTCCATTATCTGTTTGTATACGGCggttgtctagttcacaagtgtcaaatatgattgatgcgCGATACCAttcgtaaaaattataaatctttcgataggatgattaattttgagccacctgttaataaaaaataattcttaaaatCCTCTAGATAGTCCAAAacaattgtagaaaaatgtataaCCGTTTCAATGACTTCTTGGGTTTTTACTGCATTCtactatgcatacatacatacgataaATACTCGTACTAGATGCTTCCATCATAAGCGAATTTGGGATCAAAACAGCTCACTCTATCGTTTTGCAGAACCGCAACAAAATGCATATCAAACtatgttttattatttcactttattattattgcatCACCGCATAGTTTCTACACCCaaccatttcaaatgaaattcttttatttatttatttctacctTTTATATTCTTTTCTATGTTTGCTCATTTGTGTTTCTAATTTCATCGCTGTTTTTCTCTCTTTGCATTGCAGATTTTATTCCGTTCTGGTGTTTTGAGTGAATTGGAGGCGAAACGTGATGAATTGCTGTCGGATCGCATCATACAACTGCAGGCGTATTGCCGCGGCTATTTGGCACGTAAACAGGTGGCGCGCCGACGCGTACAGGTAGGTGTGGTCGTTATgatgaaatttcatttttgcattttataatttcaaaaacattttcaagTGGTGGCTTTTcagttttattcattattttattttagttttgctaCTATTTTTATTGCAGTACTAAAATGCTTaaggttttaatttattttgaaatacagtATTTACGGGATATAAGCATCGTCAAAAATTGCACTAAACCGGCTGCTTAAGAAGAATAATTTGCGCTTAAAAGCACTTTTGGTTTTCACAAGATATGCTATTAGTTGTACTTGCTCTATTACGCCGTTTTAAAGGTTaggtggtctggcagcttgataggctgccttattcctagttttgagcagtaaatacccgctctcactccgtctggagttttcgagccgtccgtatagatgtgaaaagttctatggccaggtttcatgcctttgtgccatccctcctcttcaattgtagtgcgaaaccttctctcccaattaaagtacggagtcatgtagtccgtgccacctgagctccactttcctactgagctgtgaccgaaagttctgcaggtgaatacccctgcagccattagcctcctcgcggatttcgctgccaggttttccgccatgaggtcaataggtggcattctgagtatcatttccagcgccgccgttggagtggtcttcatcgctcctgttatgcacagagcagcgagtcgttgaatcctttccagcggcattaagtatgtcaaagtttttgtcgcagtccaccatactaaggttccATACAGCAGTATCGGTCTGactactgctgtgtagcaccaatgcatcataGAGGGTGATAGatcccaagtaacgcccagcattcttttacatgcgtacaacgcattactggcctttttcaccctctcctcaacgttgtgcttccacagcaatttgctgtccagtattactccgaggtacctcgcataATTTtcgagaagtagttcgttgttgcctagcttcgggaggttccacgccgTTTTAAAAGTATTGATAAAATGTGTCAAGTTACGACAAAATTTGATAAGTTCTTCACTCTCCGCACCTCTCGCGTCATGCCCGGTGGGTTTAAAAGTCTTTTGGAAAATTTGAAGTCCTCGAAAGATTTTTTGGGAGCGCCTCTTTTGCAACTCCATAAACAGTTTTTACAAATCTAATCAACTCAGGTAGGtgctgaaaaaagaaaaaaatattcaaactgTTACGGAAAAGTGTTAAACctaaatataaacaattaatttattatgtttatcTTTTTACCTTTCGGCAAAAGGAAAGAAAACAAACGTAAGAATAAAACATGTTAAATGATTTATTTCagccttttattgtaaaaatttcctaaaagaaAATAGATATATGGGACAAaacttatattaaattaaatcttaagAAAACAATGTAAAACAGTATTTATGTTGTATGTCTTATAGTTTGCTCATCCTCCGTTATTTATTGCAACTGATACTATTCGTCGTGGCAATGAATTCCCGAATTACTGAAGGACAATAAAGTCGATTTTCGCCCATTCCTCTTGAATAGCCTTTTTAAATTGGCGTCAGCCTTTATAAATTTACTTGCTAAGAATGCTACATAGGTTATTCATTGGATTTAGGCCAGGACTAATTGGGGGCTACTTCAGCACACGAATATTTTTCGACACGAAAAACTCCTCTGTGCACTTAACGCTGTGGATTGAAACATTGTCCTGTTGATATGTCCAAAATTCACTGTGAAATTCTTCGGcgaaattcaataaaactttATCCAAGACCTCTACGTAATTTTCTGCTTTCATCTTAtgcgaaataaaacaaatcgtGGTCTTGCCACGATAGCTAAAAGCAGCCCAGGTCATAAGGGAGGAGCCATCGTTTACGTTTCGGGAGTGTCGCGTTTGACGTGGCTCGCGAATATCTTTTTAATACTACTGACAACTATCAGGTCGgtcgaaaatatttcttttttcatcgataaaaataatggtttgCCATTCATCATCCCAGAACTTATGATTATTGGCAAATTCGAGTCTAACTGCTTTCTGGCGTGATATAAGCTTCGGTTTAGCCTGTTTATTTTGATATCTTAAATACGAATCTTCActaaaaattttctatattataCTCTTCATAACATTGAGAGAAAGCTCACATCTAATTTGATTAAGGCGAATGTTTTTATTGGCAGTCAACCGTCTTATCTCGCTCTTACACCTGTCGTCAATCTTAGGCTTTGCaccagtttttttaatttttccatatccataaggatttttcaaaaagttgtggatggcaattttattttgatttattttgagCGCAATTTTTCGATCTGAGACTGCAGATTCACTATAAGCTAGAACACTAGTACCCTCGGTAAGTATCATAGTTGCGTTCGGCTTGGCATAGTAACCTCCTCGTGGTAGATTCCGGAAACTACAACTTATTATGTAGGCTAACTGCAGGCGTGTCTCTTTATCTGACATATTGGATCCACcattttcaattgtttaaaTCTAATTGCAGATTTGTCAACAGCGATACAAAAAAGCCCGAGTAACAAGTTTCAAATTAAtcagataaaatttaaaaaaaaggtccgcataagggattcgacatttttaatttctaaaaaatttatgtccgccatattggatccgccattttgaattgttgaaatctgacttcatattcgtaatcagagaccatcaaaacccctaaataccaaatttggtgaaaaaaatccaattttttaaatttcatgtccgccatattggatccgccattttgaattgttgaaatctgACTTCATATTCGTAATCAGAGACCCCAAAACCTGTACATAGCGGTATTAAAAGTTATAAACTGTTGGTGTTTTGGGAATTATGAATTTTGGCCACTTATAAGGGTCTCCTGGCCCACTGTGTAGTGTCGTAAAAAGTTATTTGGcgtatacaccctttttgggtgtttagacgagctcctcctcctgtccgtggcgtgtgtcttgatgttgttccacaaatggagaggcctacagtttcaagccaacttcgaacggcagatattttttatgaggagctttatcatatcggaaatacactcggaggtttgtcattgcctgccgaggggcgaccgctacgagtattagaaaaatgtttttcttaattttggtgttttcccgagtttcgaacctacgttctctctgtgaattccgaatggtattcacgcacaaacccattcggctacagcgaccGAATTATTTACCCCACATGAAAACTACTTATTTGCTAATGGAAACTACTCAACTTACCTTAAGgaaccttttaaattatgaaatgtgaataaaaatatgacGCGATCGCcataacaagaaataaaatcttAATCACTTGATTCTACTTTGGATTTTAAGGTTGGCattgttatcgatgttaatgcGGGTTCCTAGATGAACGAAGTcgcttacaacctcgaaattatatctgtcaacagtgacgcCAATTTCCAAAGTTAATTGAGTTTTTTATATCCGCGAAATACTGTAACTATTTCAagcttattgttttattttttttattaatataactccccgttgttgttgcttctttttattaactaaagcacttatgCGCCCTATTTGTCTTTTACCTTTTCCCTcggttattgttgttggttggtaagttgttgtattatttaaaatgcattGCATGTTGTGAGTTGCTGCAATTGATTTGTTGGCGATAGGCATGCCTGTATGCGACTTGTGTATCTGTTGTCAGTAAAGACACGACATTTGTGcaaatgcaacaacagcaaccataTTGACGCATGTAACACATGGAACACtgtcaaaaacaacaacaatacttcGTTAGCTGGCAGCTGTAATGAATATGTTGCTGACACAAgtcataaatatacataagtatctacgcttatatgcatttatttgtatgcctttactacttatatacataaatattcgcatttcctgttttatgaaatttttagtgCGATTatcactttttaatattttttttactcattGTTAATACCTATCTTCATCATTGGGAAATATAACTCTCCATTGTTATTGTAATGCTTGAGTTTTCAATATTAgacataataatttttgatcGTTTCTTCGTTCCTTATCCATAGGAATTGGCCGTTCGTTGCATTCAACGTAATGTTAAAGCATTCCTGGCTGTCCGCGATTGGCCCTGGTGGCGCCTATTGGTGCGTGTAACACCTCTTCTAAATGTTCATCGCACCGAGGAGCAACTGAAATTGGCGAATGAAGAATTGGCAATGCTGCGTACCAAATTGGAGAAAATCGAAAACGATCGCAACGAATTGAAGACTGATAATCAGAAATTGGAAGCGAAGGTGAGTGATTCAAGcagcataaatttttatttctttctataaattattattgtacTTAGCTTAGGTAAGGAAATATACTCACTATATCTAATATAATATAGAGGGAATGTATGACGCGAAAAAGTGCATTTTAACAGGTTCCCTGTCGGCACACAAAAACACTTTCTTCATGGCATATGcttcgcgtttttttttttctcagaatCCTGTATGGCCTTGTTATGCTTATCCGTTAACCCTTTGCATTTAGAAATGCGCAAAACGCATATACTTTCTGTCAAAAAAAGATCGGGAAATGTTCATTTACAAAGCGCgcgatatacatatgtgtagtctaaatttttttttttttctggaatgttggtacagcTGTcttctatagtgtcgcagagtagGAGCGCAATCTGTCGATTAGCTTGTTTttagcatttaattatatcagtcaaccgcaggtgtgctctgcgattttcactatggataaaaatatcgaacaaagattttgtcgtaaattttgtattttgaacgggatttcgtgtgccggatcgttgaaaatgttgcagaaagcctatgacaAAGTGTGCTTTAtgaaaaacacgggtctacgagtggtataaggatTTTGCAGAGGGccaagaagtcgtggaagattttccCCGAtatggtcgcccatcaacgtcttcaacggatgaaataGTCGACAAAGTCAataaaatggtgctggaaaaccatcatttcagtttgagggaggtagctcgcgaccttagcgtgtctcacgaatcaattcgcaacattttacaccatcaattggacatgagacgcgtggttgctcgactcgttccagagagttgaatttctttcaaacaattcatcggaagaaggtgactgaggacatgcttgagcaagtgaattcggacccaacctttatccagcgcatcataacaggtaatgagacgtgggtatatgagtttggcatgcaaaccagtcaacaggcggctgaatggcgctatccacatgagccgaaacccaaaaaacagaaaaccacgtcaaagtgaGTCAAAAGTGCAAGTCAGCTATTCGTTTATGgcgttgtgcactcggaattcgttccaaatggctctacggtaaataaagaaaattatttggaagttatgcgacgtttgagagagaatgtgggTAGGAAGCGGCCCAATTGGGGCAAAGAAAACTCATTGATCTTGCACCATCTCGCAAGGTAAACACtccacaaatatcatcgaacaaccaccataTTCACCGCATTTAGCCCTCTATgacttttcccaaaacttaaattgccactctgctttgagtcgatagaagcCATTAAGAAGAATtcactgaaggagctgaagaagatctcttcaaacgcggcGAAGAAGATCtcttgaaggcgacaaaataaattttgatttctgataaCATCTTCACACTTTGTcctattatataattataataaaccgACTAAGTCGTTCCAAACGATGCTCCTTTACGTGTTGTATAGTGTGCCTTGTTGCAAGAAATAAAGAGAAACAGACGTTCAAATTCGAACAAGTCAATATTGCATGTCTAGTTTACAGAAATGTCTACTGACTGAATTATTTCAAGTATAATTCACAATAATAATAGGtttgcctatttatttatttattttttatttaattcacaatTTCCAacgttttacaaaatttaaaaaaaaattcaaagaaatttcttcaaaatatcaaacttttaaTTCTGGTTATGAAGTTTTGTGGCTCAaaattcgcattgatttttgatctttttttgttgttgagggTCTTTTGCCTCGAACGCCTCtttcaagaattgaagccaaatgactaCCCATGGCGTCGCATTTGcgctgattgggctcatttgaatttattggaaaaagtagttaaaaattggACTGTTCGAATGTATCATATAATTCGTAGCCGCGACGGAcatattcatattccaaaaataaagccatgaaattatccaccagattataataaaaacctAATAAAAACACCCCATAGTTAAATGAGCTCCCTTAACATTTTATTcaactgttaaaattttttcccaaatcaaGCATTTCTAGATCTCGGCGCATACCAAACTTCTGCCTTTCTTGGCCCagcgcaaaacaaaaattatcggTATGTCATGCGAACTGAGCCCCCTCGTATTGATTGAACAAGAAGAAGGCAATCGTTGCGTTtattactattaaaaaatatcttttaaattgttactcaataaaacaaaatttatattaggccgcaaaaaacaaaagacatcACAAAATGTTACGTTTTGTTTACAGCAAACATCCAATCTAAAGCAAAAATTCCCTGAgttgttataaatattttgcattttgcatattttttatttaattttctcaaagtgaatttgtttattGCATATTTCTCAAACATTCCCAACTGACAACGATGTTACGAATGTGTAGATTAATAccataatatgtacatacatacataaacatacagTTGTGAACATAAAAATTCGGACACCGAAAAATTCTGTGTTTTTGCTACATTACATTGTTCACATTATCATCAATTTCTAGAGTTCCAAGTCGGAATAAGGCCACGACATTACTTACATGGGAATACTTAAATATTagtgaaatttttgtgtttttatttatgtgaaaGAGCTAAAAATCGTAGAGAAAtgtcaaattattgaaaatgtgcAAAACGATCCAAATACTCTTAAACGAAACTTGCTGCTgctgtcacaaaaaaaaaaaaaaaaaaaaaaaaaaaaaaaaaaaaaaaaaaaaaagcatggtGTTTCTCTCAACACCTGGGTTGTTGGAGAATTCTTTACAAAGCCGGATACAATGCTATTGTTTCCAGAAGGAAACCATTAGCAAGCAGCACGAATGAACTATTTGGAAAAGGTCATAATCTGCGACTGTAGTAAATTCAAAGTGACGAGAAGTTAACGTTGTTCTGAACCGAAAAATATTGAAGCTGCGTTGAAACACGCTTGATTccaattattattcccatcatcATCCCATGATCccaaacacacaaacaacatATTTTATGATGATCCTTGTGTAATATACTCCATATCTTGAAATCTTTACTCCGATCGCCACTGTGCAAATGTCATCGACCGCTTGGCGCATCTTTTCGGCAAACAGATCAGACGAGTATCGCATCAAAGACTCAACTTAAGCTGCTTCTAAATATTTGGTTATGGGAGGCCAAGGTTCAACCCGGACTGTCTCGCCTACAATTATGATGAAATGGTTATGGGAGTTCAAAAAAAATGGGAGTCTCGATGATCAAAAAGCGAATTCGTTCGATGCATATTCGATTGCTGGAACTGACTTGGGCAAAAGAAAAGCAagcttttttagaaaaattatcattttatttaaactatCATAATAAGCAATTGGTGGAAGTGACTAATACTTTTGTGCATGCCACAGTAAagaaagtattattattattattaagaggTGGTTTTAAGTAGTTTGATTGATGGATTCAcagtatttctctgagcccgACTTcagcaataaattttagtacaatgacGACATTATTTCCATCGTCACCAAACCGTGTCTGTACCTGTTTCGCTCAGCCTATTAGTGGGTCTCATCTAGCCTCCCAACCCGCTGGGGGTAAGATAATTCCGTTGTAATTTTTTGGTCGC harbors:
- the LOC128870357 gene encoding uncharacterized protein LOC128870357; the encoded protein is MELQKRRSQKIFRGLQIFQKTFKPTGHDARGAESEELIKFCRNLTHFINTFKTAWNLPKLGNNELLLENYARYLGVILDSKLLWKHNVEERVKKASNALYACKRMLGVTWDLSPSMMHWCYTAVVRPILLYGTLVWWTATKTLTYLMPLERIQRLAALCITGAMKTTPTAALEMILRMPPIDLMAENLAAKSARRLMAAGVFTCRTFGHSSVGKWSSGGTDYMTPYFNWERRFRTTIEEEGWHKGMKPGHRTFHIYTDGSKTPDGVRAGIYCSKLGIRQPIKLPDHLTFKTA